A section of the Paramisgurnus dabryanus chromosome 4, PD_genome_1.1, whole genome shotgun sequence genome encodes:
- the soul5l gene encoding heme-binding protein 2, which produces MSLLFSVMVLMLMGLAACSVGPSNSSSSYCTESKECLQFDLICRTDQYEVRHYSATRWISTDAEAYFLGVGAAMAFRRLYHYISGDNKEGLKFEMTAPILVEVPENTKMWEPAIYTLSFLLPSAYQESPPIPTNDKLYFSNMPDMDVYVGVYGGWMLSITSRLHAHLLTKALLKVNAHYNHTHHYAVGYDSPLKLLNRHNEVWYIVEGDPVCGEDHHTSINDIN; this is translated from the exons AT GAGTTTGTTGTTTAGTGTAATGGTGCTGATGCTGATGGGTCTGGCTGCCTGCAGTGTTGG CCCTAGTAATTCATCCAGCAGTTACTGCACAGAGTCTAAAGAATGTCTTCAGTTTGATCTCATCTGTAGGACGGATCAGTATGAA GTCCGTCATTATTCGGCCACACGGTGGATCTCTACAGATGCTGAGGCCTATTTTCTTGGGGTAGGCGCAGCTATGGCCTTCAGACGTCTCTACCATTATATATCTGGAGACAATAAAGAAG GTTTAAAGTTCGAAATGACCGCACCGATACTTGTTGAAGTACCGGAAAATACGAAGATGTGGGAACCTGCGATCTACACACTCAGCTTCCTGCTTCCATCGGCCTATCAGGAGAGCCCACCCATTCCCACCAATGACAAG CTGTATTTCTCCAATATGCCCGACATGGACGTGTATGTTGGGGTTTATGGGGGCTGGATGCTGTCAATCACCTCTCGACTCCATGCCCACCTGCTGACCAAAGCTCTTCTCAAAGTCAATGCCCACTACAACCACACACATCACTACGCTGTGGGTTATGACAg TCCTCTAAAGTTGCTGAACAGACATAATGAAGTCTGGTACATTGTAGAAGGAGATCCAGTTTGTGGAGAAGATCACCACACATCTATAAATGATATCAACTAA
- the gpr108 gene encoding protein GPR108, with protein MMRHCVTLVILILTVCESSARIHQLTLKNETRFVVHLNTFGYFANGSLDVNMSSLVLPNVKNDPNFPVGFSLSKSRVNGVLSYTVEEPAECTLSKTASKDELILFIIDTEKLSVHMKHFGDSDSVLEDKPKTEEKADGARRRREEENANTLPKTTGEEKETQPATTEKKDDKQVNNGSIEKILTLKKDGDSYKFAFHLTIGARSQGLYNLDFHNCHNLKGGALSLYSLNVNITEKNPDGFLSASEIPLPRLYISMAAIFLTAAIIWTYTLLKYRYSVFKIHWLMAALAYTKAVSLLFHSINYHFINSEGRPIESLAIMYYITHLLKGALLFITLALIGTGFAFVKYILSDKEKKIFMIVIPLQVLANVAFIIIEETEEGSSEYALWREILFLVDLICCGAILFPVVWSIRHLQEAANTDGKAAMNLEKLKLFRHYYVMIVCYIYFTRIIAILLKVTVPFDWQWSQEFLVEISTLIFFVLTGFKFRPASNNPYLQLPQDEEDQEMDEVITESGALEGIHRVKKTSNGRERPREEPL; from the exons ATGATGCGTCACTGCGTCACTCTGGTGATTTTAATACTGACAGTGTGTGAGAGCAGCGCGAGGATCCACCAGCTCACACTTAag AATGAGACCCGGTTTGTTGTGCACTTAAACACGTTTGGTTATTTTGCCAATGGCTCTCTGGACGTCAATATGTCATCCCTTGTGCTTCCAAATGTGAAGAATGACCCCAATTTTCCT GTTGgctttagcctgtcaaaatctCGAGTCAATGGAGTTCTGTCCTACACA GTTGAGGAGCCAGCGGAGTGCACACTGAGTAAGACCGCGAGTAAAGATGAACTGATACTCTTCATCATTGACACAGAAAAGCTCAG tgTTCACATGAAGCACTTTGGTGATTCAGACAGCGTGTTGGAGGATAAACCGAAGACAGAAGAGAAGGCTGATGGAG CAAGAAGGAGAAGAGAAGAAGAAAATGCAAACACATTACCAAAAACAACAGGAGAAGAGAAAGAAACACAACCAGCAACTACAGAAAAAAAGGATGACAAACAG GTGAATAATGGTTCGATTGAGAAGATATTGACCCTGAAGAAAGATGGAGATTCCTACAAATTCGCC TTTCATCTCACTATTGGTGCACGGTCTCAAGGCTTGTACAATCTGGACTTCCACAACTGTCACAATCTAAAAGGCGGAGCGCTGAGTCTTTATTCTCTCAAT gTGAACATCACAGAGAAGAATCCAGATGGTTTTCTCTCAGCATCTGAGATTCCTCTGCCTCGCCTCTACATCTCAATGGCAGCCATCTTCTTGACTGCTGCTATTATCTGGACATACACGCTGCTCAAATACAG GTACAGTGTGTTTAAGATCCACTGGCTGATGGCAGCGCTGGCGTACACTAAAGCCGTGTCTCTGTTGTTTCACAGT ATAAACTATCACTTCATCAACTCTGAGGGTCGTCCTATTGAAAGCTTGGCCATCATGTACTACATCACCCACCT GTTAAAGGGGGCTCTTCTCTTTATCACGCTGGCTCTCATTGGCACAGGTTTTGCCTTTGTTAAATACATCCTGTCGGACAAAGAGAAGAAAATCTTCATGATCGTCATTCCTCTGCAG GTTTTGGCTAATGTTGCCTTTATAATCATTGAAGAAACTGAAGAAGGATCCAGTGAATACGCCCTCTGGAGAGAGATACTCTTTCTGGTGGATCTCATCTGCTGTGGAGCCATTCTCTTTCCGGTCGTCtg GTCTATTCGGCATCTGCAAGAGGCAGCTAATACAGATGgcaaag CTGCAATGAACCTGGAGAAGTTAAAGCTCTTTAGACATTATTATGTCATG ATTGTGTGTTATATCTACTTTACACGGATCATTGCTATCCTGCTGAAGGTCACTGTGCCGTTCGATTGGCAGTGGTCTCAAGAG TTTTTAGTGGAGATTTCCACTTTGATCTTCTTCGTTCTGACCGGTTTTAAATTTCGTCCGGCATCAAATAACCCATATCTACAGCTGCCCCAGGACGAGGAGGACCAGGAGATGGATGAAGT TATCACCGAGTCGGGAGCATTAGAGGGTATCCACAGGGTCAAGAAGACGTCTAACGGCCGAGAGAGACCGAGAGAGGAACCATTGTGA
- the LOC135752388 gene encoding microfibril-associated glycoprotein 4-like: MTVMMVILVALLPVVFGTECDEFKPLDCSDLYKRGETVSGIYNIYPTSGAPLWVYCDMISTAQDEDEKGGWTVIQRRMDGSVNFYRPWKQYKRGFGLIESEYWLGLENMYQLTHNRKYILKVDMEDFEGRKGWALYSSFSVDSECQGYQLQVTGFKDGGAGDALSGHNGMKFSTFDKDQDTYEASCARLYLGGFWYGSCHTANPNGVYLWGEDATLFAIGNSWYTWKTSHAVGMKSIAMKIKRVS, translated from the exons ATGACT GTGATGATGGTGATTTTAGTTGCACTCTTGCCTGTTGTATTTGGCACTGAATGTGATGAATTCAAACCTCTGGACTGTTCAGATCTTTATAAACGAGGAGAAACAGTCAGTGGCATCTACAACATCTATCCAACATCTGGTGCTCCTCTGTGGGTTTATTGTGACATGATCTCAACCGCTCAAGATGAAGATGAGAAAGGAGGTTGGACG GTCATTCAAAGACGAATGGATGGCAGTGTGAATTTCTATCGACCATGGAAACAGTACAAGAGAGGTTTTGGACTCATCGAGAGCGAGTACTGGCTGG GACTGGAGAACATGTACCAGCTGACACATAACAGAAAGTACATACTGAAAGTAGATATGGAGGACTTTGAAGGAAGAAAAGGTTGGGCTCTGTATTCTTCATTCTCTGTCGACTCTGAATGTCAAGGCTATCAACTGCAGGTGACAGGATTTAAAGATGGAGGTGCAG GTGATGCTTTATCTGGTCATAATGGAATGAAGTTCTCCACCTTTGACAAAGATCAGGACACTTATGAAGCGAGTTGTGCCAGATTATATCTTGGGGGATTTTGGTATGGAAGCTGTCATACTGCAAATCCCAATGGTGTGTATTTGTGGGGAGAAGACGCAACACTTTTTGCCATTGGAAATTCCTGGTACACCTGGAAGACCAGTCACGCTGTTGGTATGAAATCTATCGCCATGAAGATCAAACGTGTGTCTTAG
- the pin1 gene encoding peptidyl-prolyl cis-trans isomerase NIMA-interacting 1 has product MSDDEKLPSGWEKRMSRSSGRVYYFNHITNASQWERPSASGSDGVGEVEKVRCSHLLVKHNQSRRPSSWREENITRSKEEALQLIHKYIEQIKSGQEDFESLASQFSDCSSARNGGDLGVFGRGQMQKPFEEASFALKVGDMSGPVFTDSGVHIILRTG; this is encoded by the exons ATGTCTGACGACGAGAAGCTTCCGTCCGGCTGGGAGAAGCGCATGAGCCGGAGTTCAG gTCGTGTGTATTACTTTAATCACATCACTAATGCCAGTCAATGGGAAAGGCCGAGTGCATCGGGTTCTGACGGAGTCGGTGAGGTGGAGAAAGTTCGCTGTTCCCATCTGCTGGTCAAACACAATCAATCACGCCGACCGTCCTCCTGGAGAGAGGAGAACATCACGAGGAGTAAAGAGGAGGCGCTGCAGCTCATTCACA agTACATTGAACAGATCAAATCTGGTCAGGAGGACTTTGAGAGTTTGGCATCTCAGTTCAGTGACTGCAGCTCAGCGCGTAACGGAGGAGATCTGGGTGTGTTCGGCCGAG GTCAGATGCAGAAGCCGTTTGAAGAAGCCTCATTTGCATTGAAGGTCGGAGATATGAGCGGTCCTGTCTTCACTGACTCTGGTGTTCACATCATCCTGAGGACGGGATAA
- the ubl5 gene encoding ubiquitin-like protein 5: MIEVVCNDRLGKKVRVKCNQEDTIGDLKKLIAAQTGTRWDKIVLKKWYTIFKDHVSLGDYEIHDGMNLELYYQ; this comes from the exons ATGATTGAGGTGGTGTGTAACGATCGATTAGGAAAGAAAGTTCGTGTGAAATGCAA TCAAGAAGACACAATCGGAGATTTAAAGAAGCTGATCGCGGCTCAGACGGGCACACGATGGGACAAGATTGTGCTGAAGAAATG GTACACTATATTTAAGGACCATGTATCACTGGGAGATT ATGAAATCCATGATGGCATGAACCTTGAGCTTTACTACCAGTag